Proteins found in one Toxotes jaculatrix isolate fToxJac2 chromosome 18, fToxJac2.pri, whole genome shotgun sequence genomic segment:
- the tnrc18 gene encoding trinucleotide repeat-containing gene 18 protein isoform X1 produces MDGRDFGPPRSVHVPPPLLAGLAMESHRLGAAAAAGRIPPSPGHLGASHPPPLHSGKFLPSAINLHPHHSDAFPSGSGPFLSGYPGPSTLTSDPAYRSANPSSLQMAQLWASHAHEGYTPLSGSLYSSPYLSLGHLDPPSLSQHPLYDSHKEGFYLPASLSQSPLHPQSAPTAAPSSSTPPQRTSRECGRDRSYRAERERERERSREEQRPHSVVDLTQDGRSEEDRRARSGDREREKERDRDTERERDGWSFHPHLHQHKSHSQSSTVEARSRPSPPQPFFPPSGGASRFHGPETDRGGRDEEGGSRPHHSHNSNTNSNNSNSQSDRQRRNDSVATSAGTLHISYVLPPALQPSVAGLHHPSTPREPIREQRVSAPTYVPSVEVYDERAGPIQIASQARDNKHGDKHRDRERDRERERERDRERERERDRERERERDRERERDRDRDRERERDRERERERDRERESYRFPERSLMDHPRLSQSCDSSNQREEGSVICSNGSIGKRGQDTPFSSSQSRFSPETRDISKHSIRLGIERAGAEPKWNNMSPLANYATSHMAALAAQHGHTLSSPHGQQTHTQMSHSPHTTQRPNSNAHSHNHSPQTHPSQHGHGRSGEEVSQRRYLDPSALYRPGGSLVGASGGERGGGASSDPTEVSAMQSLIKYSGNFTAEGPGSSRLASDGRGPFGGLGNVGMEAEREREREKERERERERERDRERVVVGSGGSGALRVPPQLKREQEQPDSARSFGREGEGEVRHPPVGIAVAVARQRDSGSTSKPTSGPSDTQRPLLQTAIKDEERGEDRARHHDDRLLAGRLEREQEKVLRESKELAEFTQMHPAPLSSGLTPSMMTPSLMTPNLMVTGGAALAGAGRWPPDPSTLTSHPWMPRPGAPPVWLSSTPFSLGPSSLHQTLPPAYPPSLPGSLPPSYQFARDPQSGQLIVIPTEHLPHYGGDVLERGAPVWSGVYGTGSSLQHAAQLQLLSQQQILRQQELLMIQQHTAQVLELQRNAQLVERLKATEHRPEIEHKADKRTADPKPRPSSISSPSPSPVLHPRKPPPPSRSPTPSTSSLTPLPQLPSPVTTLKSEEGGQRVLPHPPVPLPHPPSPRSASPPPSSPRRPKQEAAEEGEVGPREQREGQKSASAPFQGMYSDLPPGYPYQSITAPFGSPFPPYHIPAPTGANTELVPPRRSRSPASAAPLPSAHLHPRLLDTDIKPQKLEPSKTGSFLKQEPGVERPQLDVTPEPLGPLRRSCSPVRASQDRETDREAPKPQPQPLPLHVPSPPPQQGERLKEVRKDEKEGGQIKMEVSSYSCQAAYPLPLPLAEAEPKPKDPERTRYSSCIAAETDSQESVQKCASLEQTTSTVCEQEQPDTPIDSHTPNQKESVAETPVYPPPTSNSPLPLVIGPEDPMAGMLALLTASEMATQARPSTPPAPILIPQIENPPVVADCSSAGPLEMVALEGMALLSQMAQREMEHISQEQDLTLEGLDCLLEASRQILLEAIEKQSHIDLPRTLDPSKKYSWRQRKEEPLYSKMSVDMLDTVEVEYRVRLAELQKTYKEKQRELSKLQRRRDKHERQQQEDERRSLTRRGRGRPRKRKHLATPPKLDSRPGKVGRTVQYSEDSEAGEGQRKRFRVSREEEETEAGSGAVKVKKKKKKTKSWNDQEPSTSHALEVLKAKRGHVCEQEQLASDLDRALSLSQLSSLSASRKLTSGTKLDKSKGKSADSRMKDRAVHSPVKGGKHKMAAKASTSETVQKVKGQKKTALFSPVRSELSSCSNNSDSEEHISARGGWPPLSGTRSHGNLTRKRRSASSPTSLLSSQKSQKKKHKHLSLLLEEAGLSSSDDSFDQETSEDDDEEESDSDDGGCEESGLGLLARFAASALPVSSAPLSLLHDGKHRSRQSTLGSSECEWSDSGSDLRLRKFPSLLHGKRSAPELPLLPPATRRTDQTSPTKREEALPVKRKPLPKPRPSPRSPRRFSFDLAVGSGLGGFSEDEGWNRRRSERIFLHDATTSASQMSVPTPGSTSQSSSSSSSSAPPLTPKPASRPKPTPPSREGKDVVKKKKLKDSPLPVSPSTLCSPITDGPVPLSLSPARKSQPKAKTKAREPSRGAVSRLMESMAADEDFEPNQDSSFSEDELLPPRSVSSNSVARSSTPAPVQCVLDKDSLVDGLRVLIPMDDQLLYAGHVNTVHSPDIYSVVVEGERGNRPHIYCLEQLLQEAIIDVKPPSVRYLPEGTRIAAYWSQQYRCLYPGTVVNGSSDIDENDDFITVEFDDGDTGRIPLSHIRLLPPDYKIHCAEPSPALLVASCSRRRVRKCSKEGKEAGTKPEETTPKVKGKPGRKPKPKPESSANPDSREKTDPLPSSTQPAERPQAPAKPAQDRTSSVQKTGQEKPRPASRPTMGTQAKPGRKSSTTSPTSSPTLSSPVPRKSSSAQPPASKPARTLPPSLYPSTYGKVLTVDLYSEPNLSSYNNQRRERENASSVSPTTNRPLSRPMATSTTTKPSSSSTPRPTSASTPKLKPSSDHHSCSRPSLSSGLIPSPISRLSTGKPGSSLTPRPSSSSLSSSSSSSSAPRPKLKMPSEQLSSSSRPSPISRPKPSPGQSDGGSAVRRKPLSAEPLVKLDHEGVTSPKTKKTKALMLLEGRGVRRDHTPITAASSNQKLLKAKLRAPDRDTGLPEKDSTSKAPMLAKEKTDSRGSGGRGQEMDTREEKVKKEERKEVEKREERKMKEESQSSSSSESEEEGDKGKMKKKKKCTSSCSSSSSSCSGSSSSSSSSSSSSSSSSTDDSSCSSDEERTPTPPPGPVSSPPVQDKLKEETKEEEEEEVKKEVKTEVKTEEDELSPPSQRPSPSTSPTPAAPAPTKPGKPATGKGSGQRGRPPKPKPSGGEGKVGRPKRREGVHLPTTKELAKRQRLPSVENRPKISAFLPARQLWKWFGKPTQRRGMKGKAKKLFYKAIVRGREMIRIGDCAVFLSAGRPNLPFIGRIQSMWESWGSNMVVRVNWFYHPEETNPGKKLTDKKNWDQICGQSLPGALHSSIQRKDFMERALYQSSHSDENDVQTVSHKCLVVSVEEYEQMTHTRRYADSEDLYYLAGTYEPTTGMIFNTDGVPVIC; encoded by the exons GTGATGCCTTCCCTTCAGGCTCCGGTCCCTTTCTGTCAGGTTACCCAGGCCCCtccaccctgacctctgaccctgcgTACAGATCGGCCAATCCCAGCAGTTTGCAGATGGCTCAGCTCTGGGCATCACACGCTCACGAAG gCTACACTCCGCTGTCAGGCAGCCTGTATTCCAGCCCCTACCTGTCCCTGGGGCACCTCGATCCTCCCTCGCTCTCCCAGCACCCTCTCTACGATTCACATAAAG AGGGCTTTTACCTACCAGCCTCCTTGAGCCAGTCACCTCTCCACCCTCAATCTGCCCCCACAGCCGCCCCGTCCAGCTCCACACCGCCCCAGAGGACATCCCGGGAGTGTGGTAGGGACCGGTCCTACCGggcggagagggagagggagcgagagaggtCAAGAGAGGAGCAGCGGCCACACAGCGTGGTAGACCTGACGCAAGACGGGAGGAGCGAGGAGGACCGCAGGGCGAGGAGCGGAGACCGGGAacgagagaaagaaagggaccgggacacagagagagaaagagacgggTGGTCTTTCCATCCTCACCTCCACCAGCACAAATCCCACTCTCAGTCCTCCACGGTGGAGGCCAGATCCAGGCCATCACCTCCACAGCCCTTCTTCCCTCCAAGTGGGGGTGCGAGCAGGTTCCATGGACCAGAAACTGACAGAGGGGGTCGGGATGAAGAGGGCGGCTCTCGACCCCATCACAGCCATAACTCTAACACGAACTCAAATAATTCAAactctcagtcagacagacagaggaggaatgaCTCTGTGGCCACTTCAGCTGGGACTCTTCACATCTCCTACGTCCTTCCCCCTGCACTCCAGCCCTCTGTCGCTGGTCTGCACCACCCCTCCACACCCAGAGAGCCTATCAGAGAGCAGCGAGTCAGCGCACCGACATATGTGCCTTCTGTGGAGGTTTATGACGAGCGGGCCGGGCCCATCCAGATCGCCTCGCAGGCCCGTGACAACAAACACGGTGACAaacacagggacagagaaagagacagagaacgaGAGCGTGAAAGAGACAGGGAGCGCGAacgggagagagacagggagcgCGAacgggagagagacagggagcgCGAACGAGATAGAGACAGGGACCGCGAacgggagagagacagggagcgTGAacgggagagagacagggagagggagagctaCAGGTTTCCTGAGAGGAGCCTGATGGATCATCCTCGACTCTCCCAGTCTTGCGATTCAAGCAATCAAAGAGAGGAAGGTTCTGTCATTTGTTCCAATGGTTCCATTGGTAAACGAGGCCAGGACACACCGTTCTCGTCCAGTCAATCAAGGTTCAGCCCAGAAACCAGGGACATCTCTAAACACTCAATCCGGTTGGGTATAGAGCGGGCAGGGGCGGAGCCTAAGTGGAATAACATGAGCCCGTTGGCTAACTATGCTACAAGTCACATGGCTGCTCTGGCAGCCCAACAcggacacacactctcctcgCCCCACggccagcagacacacacacaaatgtcccATTCCCCTCACACAACTCAACGTCCCAACAGTAACGCACACTCCCACAACCATTCCCCCCAGACACACCCCTCTCAACACGGACACGGGCGCTCAGGAGAGGAGGTTAGTCAGAGACGCTATCTGGACCCATCAGCTCTCTACCGACCTGGGGGGTCACTGGTGGGAGCCAGTGGTGGAGAGCGAGGTGGGGGGGCCAGCTCAGACCCCACAGAGGTCTCAGCCATGCAGAGTCTGATTAAATACAGTGGAAATTTCACTGCTGAAGGTCCTGGGTCCTCCAGGCTTGCCTCGGATGGCCGAGGGCCCTTTGGTGGTCTGGGTAACGTCGGCATGGAAgccgaaagagagagagagagggaaaaagaaagagagcgggaaagagagagagagagagatagggaaAGGGTAGTAGTTGGATCAGGTGGTTCAGGGGCGTTGAGGGTCCCTCCCCAGctgaagagagagcaggagcagcCGGACAGCGCCCGCTCGTTTGGCCGGGAGGGTGAGGGCGAGGTACGCCACCCTCCCGTTGGCATTGCTGTCGCTGTGGCCCGTCAGAGAGACAGTGGGAGCACCAGTAAACCAACCAGTGGAccttcagacacacagagacccCTGCTGCAAACAGCTAttaaag ATGAGGAACGAGGGGAGGACCGTGCTCGTCACCATGATGACAGGCTGCTGGCCGGACGACTGGAGCGCGAGCAGGAGAAAGTGCTCAG AGAGTCCAAAGAGCTGGCAGAGTTTACGCAGATGCATCCTGCCCCTTTGTCTAGCGGCCTGACGCCCAGTATGATGACACCCAGCCTCATGACCCCCAACCTTATGGTGACAGGAGGGGCTGCCCTAGCAGGGGCGGGGCGTTGGCCTCCAGACCCGTCAACCCTGACTTCTCACCCCTGGATGCCCCGACCCGGAGCCCCCCCTGTCTGGCTCTCCAGCACACCGTTCA GTCTCGGTCCCTCCTCGCTCCACCAGACCCTCCCCCCAGCCTACCCGCCCTCTCTGCCTGGCTCCTTACCCCCTTCCTACCAGTTTGCCAGGGACCCACAGTCTGGACAGCTAATAGTCATCCCTACTGAACACCTGCCACACTACG GAGGTGATGTGCTGGAGCGTGGAGCCCCAGTGTGGTCGGGGGTATACGGTACAGGCAGCTCGTTGCAGCACGCAgcccagctccagctcctctctCAGCAGCAGATTCTCCGGCAACAGGAGCTGCTCATGATCCAGCAGCACACAGCGCAGGTCCTGGAGTTGCAGAGGAACGCACAGCTAGTT GAGCGTTTAAAGGCCACCGAGCACCGGCCAGAGATAGAACACAAAGCAGACAAGCGGACTGCAGACCCCAAACCCAGACCCTCCTCTATATCTTCCCCGTCTCCTTCACCCGTTTTGCATCCTCGCAAACCTCCCCCTCCGTCTCGATCTCCAACCCCGTCCACGTCCTCCCTCACTCCGCTGCCTCAGCTACCCTCGCCAGTGACCACCCTCAAGTCAGAGGAAGGGGGCCAGAGAGTGTTGCCGCACCCACCGGTGCCCCTGCCTCACCCGCCTTCCCCCCGCTCAGCTTCTCCGCCCCCATCCTCGCCACGGCGGCCTAAACAGGAGGCAgctgaggagggggaggtgggaCCGAGGGAGCAAAGGGAGGGACAGAAGTCGGCCTCTGCACCCTTTCAGGGCATGTACTCTG ATCTCCCTCCCGGGTACCCTTACCAGTCCATCACTGCCCCATTTGGCTCTCCATTCCCCCCTTATCACATCCCAGCACCCACAGGGGCAAACACAGAACTTGTCCCACCCCGCCGGTCCCGCTCTCCAGCCTCAGCTGCCCCTTTGCCTTCAGCACACCTCCATCCAAGGCTTCTGGACACAGACATAAAGCCACAGAAATTAGAGCCATCAAAGACGGGATCTTTCCTCAAACAGGAACCCGGTGTGGAGCGGCCTCAGCTGGACGTGACACCAGAACCTCTGGGTCCCCTTCGCCGGAGCTGCAGCCCTGTCCGTGCCAgccaggacagagagacagacagggaagcCCCGAAGCCCCAGCCTCAGCCGCTACCTCTGCACGTCCCCAGTCCTCCACCACAACAAGGTGAAAGGCTGAAAGAAGTCAGGAAGGATGAGAAGGAAGGAGGCCAAATTAAAATGGAAGTGTCATCTTATTCATGTCAAGCAGCATATCCTCTACCCCTTCCCCTCGCAGAAGCTGAGCCTAAACCCAAGGACCCAGAGCGAACACGTTATTCATCATGCATCGCTGCGGAGACAGACAGCCAGGAATCTGTTCAGAAGTGTGCGTCACTCGAGCAAACCACCAGCACTGTGTGTGAACAAGAACAGCCAGACACTCCAATCGACTCGCACACTCCCAATCAGAAAGAAAGTGTTGCTGAAACCCCCGTTTatcctcctcccacctccaaCTCTCCGCTCCCGCTGGTCATTGGTCCTGAGGATCCCATGGCAGGGATGCTTGCCCTGCTGACAGCCAGTGAGATGGCCACCCAGGCCCGCCCCAGCACCCCACCTGCCCCGATACTCATACCGCAGATAGAAAACCCTCCTGTGGTTGCAGATTGCAGCAGCGCGGGGCCTCTGGAGATGGTGGCGCTGGAGGGCATGGCCCTGCTCAGCCAAATGGctcagagagagatggagcacATCAGCCAGGAGCAAG ATCTGACATTAGAGGGCCTGGATTGTCTTCTTGAGGCAAGCAGACAGATTCTGTTGGAGGCCATAGAGAAACAGTCCCACATAGACCTGCCCAGAACACTGGACCCCAGCAAGAAGTACagctggaggcagaggaaggaggagccG CTGTATAGTAAGATGTCTGTGGACATGTTGGACACAGTGGAAGTGGAATACCGTGTCCGCCTGGCTGAGCTGCAGAAGACATAtaaggagaagcagagagagctgaGCAAGCTGCAGAGACGCAGAGACAAGCA tgagcggcagcagcaggaggatgaGAGGCGGAGTCTTACCAGACGGGGCAGAGGGCGACCcaggaagagaaaacatttgGCCACACCTCCCAAACTGGACAGCAGGCCTGGAAA GGTGGGTAGGACAGTGCAATACTCTGAGGACTCTGAAGCtggagaaggacagaggaagaggttcCGGGTGtccagagaagaggaggagacggaggCAGGAAGTGGAGCAGTGAAagttaaaaagaagaaaaagaagacgaAGAGCTGGAACGACCAGGAGCCATCCACCAGTCATGCTCTGGAG GTGTTGAAGGCGAAGCGCGGccatgtgtgtgagcaggagcAGCTGGCGTCAGACCTCGACAGAGCTCTTTCACTTTCGCAGCTCAGCTCACTCAGCGCATCCCGCAAACTCACCTCCGGCACAAAGTTAGACAAGTCGAAGGGCAAGTCCGCTGACAGCCGGATGAAGGACCGGGCCGTCCATTCCCCTGtcaaaggagggaaacacaaGATGGCCGCCAAGGCTTCCACTTCAGAGACCGTCCAGAAGGTGAAAGGTCAGAAGAAGACTGCTTTGTTCTCTCCTGTGAGATCAGAGCTCAGCAGCTGCTCCAACA ACTCTGATTCAGAGGAGCACATTTCTGCTCGAGGGGGCTGGCCCCCTCTCTCAGGGACACGTTCCCATGGCAACCTAACCAGGAAGAGGCGGTCTGCGTCATCGCCGACATCCCTGCTGTCCAGTCAGAAGTCtcagaagaagaaacacaagcacttatccctgctgctggaggaagcGGGCCTCAGCTCCTCTGACGACTCCTTCGACCAAG AAACCTCAGAGGACGATGACGAGGAAGAGTCTGACTCAGACGATGGCGGCTGTGAGGAGAGCGGGCTGGGTCTGCTGGCCAGGTTTGCGGCAAGCGCGCTCCCCGTCAGCTCGGCCCCTTTGAGCCTCCTCCATGACGGCAAACACCGCAGCAGGCAGAGCACTCTGG GTTCTTCAGAATGCGAGTGGTCAGACTCTGGCTCAGACTTGCGCTTGAGGAAGttcccctctctgctgcacGGCAAACGCTCCGCCCCAGAGCTCCCCCTGTTGCCCCCAGCAACCCGCCGCACTGACCAGACCAGCCCCACCAAGCGAGAAGAAGCGCTGCCAGTCAAACGCAAGCCTCTGCCCAAACCGCGCCCCTCGCCTCGGTCACCCCGGAGGTTTAGCTTTGACCTCGCCGTTGGCTCTGGGCTCGGAGGCTTCAGCGAGGATGAGGGCTGGAACCGACGACGCAGCGAGAGGATTTTTCTGCACGATGCCACCACCTCAGCCAGTCAGATGTCTGTGCCAACCCCTGGTTCCACCAGTCagagctcctcctcttcttccagcTCGGCCCCACCTCTCACCCCGAAGCCTGCCTCCAGACCTAAACCCACTCCGCCCAGCAGAGAAGGGAAAGATGTGGTGAAA AAAAAGAAGCTGAAGGACTCTCCTCTGCCTGTGAGCCCGTCCACCCTGTGCAGTCCAATCACAGACGGCCCTGTGCCTCTGAGCCTCAGCCCGGCACGCAAGAGCCAACCAAAAGCCAAGACCAAGGCCAGAGAG CCTTCCAGGGGAGCGGTGAGCCGGCTGATGGAGAGCATGGCGGCGGACGAAGACTTTGAGCCCAACCAGGACAGCAGCTTCAGCGAAGACGAACTCCTCCCACCACGCAGCGTGTCCAGCAACAGCGTGGCGAGGTCCTCCACACCTG ctccagtgcagtgtgtgttggaCAAGGATTCTCTGGTGGACGGACTCAGAGTTTTGATCCCGATGGACGACCAACTACTGTACGCCGGACATGTGAACACTGTACACTCCCCTGACAT ATACAGCGTGGTagtggagggggagagagggaaccGACCACACATCTACTGTCTGGAACAACTGCTGCAGGAAGCT ATCATCGATGTGAAGCCTCCATCTGTGCGCTATCTCCCAGAGGGCACCCGCATCGCTGCCTACTGGAGCCAGCAGTACCGCTGCCTTTACCCTGGCACTGTAGTCAATG GAAGTTCAGATATTGACGAGAATGATGATTTCATCACGGTGGAGTTCGACGATGGCGACACAGGCCGCATCCCCCTCTCCCACATCAGACTGCTGCCGCCAGACTACAAGATCCACt GCGCTGAGCCGTCCCCTGCGCTGCTCGTGGCCAGCTGCTCCAGGAGGAGAGTGCGCAAGTGCAGCAAAGAGGGCAAAGAGGCAGGAACAAAGCCAGAGGAGACCACCCCAAAGGTCAAAGGAAAACCTGGTCGcaaacccaaacccaaaccAG AGTCCTCTGCAAACCCAGATAGCCGGGAGAAAACTGATCCTCTGCCTTCCTCCACCCAGCCTGCAGAGAGACCTCAGGCTCCTGCTAAACCTGCCCAGGACAGGACCTCCTCTGTCCAGAAGACAGGTCAGGAGAAGCCCCGCCCTGCGTCCCGGCCAACAATGGGAACCCAAGCAAAACCAGGCCGCAAAAGCTCCACCACGTCCCCCACAAGTAGCCCTACTCTTTCCAGCCCGGTGCCCAGGAAGAGCAGCTCGGCCCAGCCTCCTGCTTCTAAACCAGCCcgcactctccctccctccctctaccCCTCCACCTACGGGAAAGTCCTGACTGTGGATCTGTACAGCGAGCCCAACCTCAGCTCGTACAACAACCAgcgcagagaaagagagaacgcCAGCAGTGTCAGTCCCACCACCAACAGACCCCTGTCCAGACCCATGGCAACATCCACCACAACCAAGCCCAGTTCTTCATCCACACCGAGGCCCACCTCAGCCTCCACACCCAAGCTTAAACCCTCCTCAGACCACCACAGCTGCTCCAGACCCAGCCTCAGCTCTGGACTCATACCCAGCCCTATCTCCAGGCTTTCAACAGGCAAGCCAGGCTCTTCTCTGACTCCCAGaccttcatcatcctcattgtcatcatcatcatcatcatcatctgcccCCAGACCCAAATTAAAGATGCCATCCGAGCAGCTGTCCTCCAGCTCCAGACCCAGCCCCATCTCCAGGCCCAAGCCCAGTCCTGGGCAAAGTGACGGGGGCTCGGCGGTGAGACGGAAGCCCCTGTCTGCAGAGCCCCTCGTGAAGCTGGACCACGAAGGTGTCACCTCGCCCAAGACCAAGAAGACCAAGGCTCTGATGTTGCTAGAGGGTCGGGGCGTCAGACGAGATCACACTCCCATCACTGCAGCCTCGTCCAATCAAAAGCTGCTGAAAGCTAAGCTGAGAGCTCCAGATAGAGACACTGGCCTGCCAGAGAAGGACTCCACCTCCAAAGCACCAATGCTGGCTAAGGAGAAGACAGACAGTCGTGGAAGTGGTGGTAGAGGACAGGAGATGGacaccagagaggagaaagttaaaaaagaagagagaaaggaggtagagaaaagagaggagagaaagatgaaagaggaaTCTCAGAGTAGCAGCAGCTCGGAGTCAGAAGAAGAAGGCgacaaagggaaaatgaagaaaaagaagaaatgcacCTCaagctgctcttcctcctcttcatcctgttctggttcctcctcatcttcttcatcatcttcgTCCTCgtcgtcctcttcctccaccgacgactcctcctgcagctcagaTGAAGAGAGGACCCCTACGCCTCCACCAGGCCCCGTCTCTTCGCCTCCAGTGCAGGACAAATTGAAAGAAGAgactaaagaagaagaggaagaggaggtgaagaaggagGTAAAAACTGAGGTAAAAACGGAGGAGGATGAACTCTCTCCTCCCTCGCAACGTCCTTCCCCGTCAACTTCTCCgactcctgctgctcctgctcccaCTAAACCTGGTAAGCCAGCCACCGGGAAGGGCTCTGGGCAGAGGGGTCGTCCCCCGAAACCGAAGCccagtggaggagaaggaaaagtgGGGAGACCAAAGCGGAGAGAGGGAGTCCACCTCCCGACCACCAAGGAGCTGGCTAAACGCCAGAGGCTTCCCAGTGTGGAGAACAGGCCCaaaatttctgcttttcttccagCCAGACAGCTCTGGAAGTGGTTTGGGAAACCCACTCAG AGACGTGGTATGAAGGGCAAGGCTAAGAAGCTCTTCTATAAGGCCATTGTTCGCGGCAGAGAGATGATCCGCATCGGTGACTGTGCCGTGTTCCTGTCTGCTGGCCGGCCCAACCTGCCCTTCATTGGACGCATCCAGAGCATGTGGGAGTCCTGGGGCAGCAACATGGTTGTCAGGGTCAACTGGTTCTATCATCCAGAGGAGACAAACCCCGGCAAGAAACTCACTGACAAGAAG AACTGGGATCAGATTTGCGGTCAGTCTTTACCAGGAGCTCTGCACTCTTCTATCCAGAGGAAAGACTTCATGGAA CGCGCCCTGTACCAGTCGTCTCACAGCGACGAGAACGACGTGCAGACGGTTAGCCACAAGTGCCTGGTGGTAAGTGTGGAAGAGTATGAGCAAATGACCCACACGCGCCGCTACGCCGACAGCGAAGACCTCTACTACCTGGCCGGCACCTACGAACCCACCACTGGCATGATCTTCAACACCGACGGAGTGCCAGTCATCTGCTAA